The following proteins come from a genomic window of Nostoc sp. ATCC 53789:
- a CDS encoding response regulator translates to MNLINGFCLTDGILKGVEVLVVDNDRDSRDLYAFLLKDQSANVITAGSVKEALEILSWFTPNILVCEIRFLGESIYTLLNTLSAMEADNGKHIPIIVTSTSTTGTHDLIPNVEFEKYLLKPFDLDKFVSMIRNQVQEDVSQNFCPDVLVLH, encoded by the coding sequence ATGAATTTAATCAATGGCTTTTGCTTGACAGATGGGATACTCAAAGGTGTAGAAGTACTCGTTGTAGACAACGATCGCGATAGTAGAGATTTGTACGCATTTTTACTCAAAGACCAGAGTGCAAATGTGATTACTGCTGGTTCAGTAAAAGAAGCTTTAGAAATCCTGAGTTGGTTCACGCCCAACATCCTTGTCTGTGAAATTAGGTTTTTGGGTGAAAGTATTTATACATTGCTAAATACATTGAGTGCTATGGAAGCAGACAATGGAAAGCATATCCCAATTATTGTGACTTCAACATCTACCACAGGTACTCATGACCTAATTCCAAATGTGGAGTTTGAAAAATATTTACTTAAACCATTCGACCTTGACAAATTTGTTTCTATGATTAGAAATCAAGTACAGGAAGATGTGTCACAAAACTTTTGCCCCGATGTATTAGTTTTACACTAG
- a CDS encoding ABC transporter permease, with the protein MNFLESVQMAGKTLLSNKLRSALTMLGIVIGNASVIAMIGIGEGGQKYVNKQLESLGPNVLFILPGNRETQRISFEVPKTLVLQDADAIASQVPTVVGVAPELNRRQVVTYSNRNTDVNIIGTTPSFLSVRDFETAKGRFFSEVDMKRSNQVVVLGGDLAEKLFGNSNAIGQQLRIGNTSFQVIGILIAKGSSVGADYDDAALIPITTSANRLVGKNSPYGIALDYLVAAARDSESVDAAEFQIANLLRLRHKINGEDDFTIRSQKDALQTVGQITGALTIMLAAIAGISLFVGGIGIMNIMLVSVTERTQEIGLRKAIGATEQDILLQFIIEAVIVSAAGGLVGTAVGISGILLVGALTPLEASLSPVAITMAVGVSGGIGLFFGVVPARRAAKLDPIVALRSA; encoded by the coding sequence ATGAATTTTTTAGAAAGTGTCCAAATGGCGGGTAAAACCCTGCTGTCAAATAAGCTGCGTAGTGCCCTGACGATGTTGGGTATCGTTATTGGTAATGCCTCAGTAATTGCCATGATTGGCATTGGCGAAGGTGGGCAAAAATATGTGAATAAACAGCTAGAGTCATTAGGGCCAAATGTGCTGTTTATACTGCCAGGTAATCGAGAAACTCAGCGTATCTCCTTTGAAGTGCCAAAAACTCTGGTGTTACAAGATGCCGATGCGATCGCTTCTCAAGTACCAACAGTAGTAGGAGTTGCGCCAGAGTTAAACAGGAGACAGGTAGTTACATATAGCAACCGAAACACTGATGTCAACATCATTGGTACAACTCCCAGCTTCTTATCAGTGCGGGATTTTGAAACTGCTAAAGGCAGATTTTTTAGCGAGGTAGACATGAAGCGAAGTAACCAAGTCGTTGTCTTAGGTGGAGACTTGGCAGAAAAACTATTCGGTAATAGTAATGCTATCGGTCAGCAATTGCGAATTGGAAATACTAGCTTTCAAGTGATTGGGATATTAATAGCCAAAGGTTCCAGCGTGGGAGCAGATTATGATGATGCAGCGCTCATACCAATCACAACCTCAGCCAACCGACTTGTGGGAAAGAATTCTCCTTATGGCATTGCTTTAGATTATCTCGTTGCTGCCGCTCGTGATTCAGAGAGCGTGGATGCAGCAGAATTTCAAATTGCTAATTTGCTGCGTCTACGGCACAAAATTAATGGTGAAGATGACTTTACTATCCGCTCTCAAAAGGATGCTTTGCAAACTGTTGGTCAAATCACAGGTGCATTGACAATTATGCTAGCAGCGATCGCAGGGATATCTTTGTTTGTCGGCGGCATTGGCATTATGAATATAATGCTAGTTTCCGTCACCGAACGCACCCAAGAAATCGGATTGAGAAAAGCGATCGGGGCAACTGAGCAAGATATTTTGCTACAGTTCATTATTGAAGCAGTAATAGTTTCCGCAGCTGGTGGTTTAGTTGGGACTGCGGTTGGTATCAGTGGCATTCTATTAGTGGGAGCCTTAACTCCCTTAGAAGCAAGTCTTTCTCCTGTAGCAATTACTATGGCAGTTGGTGTCTCTGGTGGTATTGGTTTATTCTTTGGTGTTGTTCCTGCACGTCGCGCTGCTAAACTCGACCCAATTGTGGCTTTGAGAAGTGCTTAG